The bacterium nucleotide sequence AACTACCCAAACAACCCAACTGGGGCGGTCGAGACACGAGAGTTCTACGAGAGGGTGCTTGAATACGGCATTGAACACGACATCCTCCTTATCTCGGACATCGCGTATTCTGAGCTATCGATGGACCCGGATTACACGCCGATGAGCTTTCTGGAGCTTCCCGATGCCAAGAAATACGCCGTGGAGTTCTATTCCTGCTCCAAGTCGTACAACATGCCCGGCTGGCGCGTGGGCTTTTTGGTCGGGAACAGTGAGGTCTTAGCGAACACACTGAAGATAAAGACGACTAAGGACTTCTCGATCTTTATGGCTATACAGCGGGCTATCGCCGAGATACTCAACATGGGCGAGGACTTCGCGAGGCCTAACGCCGAGCTTTACAGGCGACGTCGCGACGTTTTGGCTGACGGACTCCGGGCCATAGGCTGGCAGGTGCCTCGTCCGCGTGCGGGCATGTATATCTGGGCGAAGATACCCGAGAAGTTCTCCGATTCGATGAGATTCGCCAAAGAGCTTGCGCAGCGGACCGGCGTAATCGTGTCGCCGGGCAGCGGCTTCGGGCAATATGGCAAGGGATATGTGCGCATGGCGCTGGTGGTCGAGGAGGAACGGATGAGGGAGGCCGCGCAGAGGATAGCCGATTCTGGCATACTCCAGTAAGGGAGGTCGAACAAGAGTTGGTTCATTACCTTGGCACTTCGTCAATTGGTGGTCAATGGTGAAGGCTGACGCCGCAACGCTTGAATTGTTTGGAGTCTCACCTGCGAGTGAGGACACACGTCGGCAAGAAGGCGCAACCTCGGAGAGACTCCCAAGACTTGATCTTGGGGGCCAGCTGAGGCAGCGGGTTTTGCCATTGTGCAGGCTGGGCGCTGGGGAGATATGGGAAGACCCTCTGAACGCCCATAGGGTCGGCGTGCTGGATGCGTCGAGCGAGGACGACATAGCTATGATCGCAAATGGTGCGAAGGCGGAACTGGTTATCAATGACCCTCCCTACAACGTTGTAGTCGGTAACGCAAACACCACCTCATTGTTCAGAGTGCCGTTGGATAAATACCTGCGCTTTTCCGAAAAATGGGTTCAGAATGCGATTAGCGTTATGGCAAATGACTCACATCTGTATGTTTGGATGGGCGCGGACTACAAGCAGGGCTTTCAGCCTCTTCCGGATTTCCTTCTTCTGATGAGAGGATTTTCGGAGCTGAAGGCCAGGAACATAATAACTCTGCGGAATCAGAGAGGATATGGGACACAGAAGAACTGGATGTGGGTTAGACAGGAGTTGCTGTATTACACCAGAGGGAAGCCGCCTTTTGACGTAAATGCTGTATACACGGATATACCCAAGCTTGTGAGGGGCTATTACAAAAACGTCGGGGGGAGAATCACGGAGAACCTTGAACGAGGCAAATCCAAATGTATCAGAGCCGGCAATGTTTGGGTGGACATCCAGCAGGTCTTCTACAGGATGGAAGAGAACGTGCCGGGATGCTACGCTCAGAAACCTATGAAGGCCATAGAGCGGATAGTCTCGGCTAGCAGTTCCGAGGGTGACCTAGTATTCGATTTCTTCGCTCATTCTGGCACAACGCTGCTTGCTGGCGAGAAACTGGGTAGAAGAGTTTTTACGTTCGATTTGGACCCCGTATTCGCTGAGATCACCATTAGGAGATTGGAGCATTATCGGGCGACTGGCAAAACGGGATGGCAGTGGAGAAGTCCCTTCCCAGAGTTGGAACAAGAAGACGGAGAGACCGTTTGGACTTGAGTGAACTGAGACAGAAGATCGGCTCAATCGCGGAGAGCCTGAGAAGGCAGGACAAACAGCTGCTTGATGTCCGTCTGAAAAGCCTCATTTGTGCCTTTCCTTTCAATCAATACGAATATGCTCTCATGTTTCTCTTGGACCGTAAGGTCATAGACTTCCCGCAATACGAGCGACTCAGAAATGATTACGTCTCTACAAACAAGCATCTTGGGCTTTACGAACTCGCGCCTCGCACTTTCGGGGAGACCTGGGCACACGCACACGTCAAAGACTTAGATTCGAGGTTCACAAAGCCCAGCAGATCGCTGGACCCTGATTATGACGGCCAATACGACTTGTGGATAGACGGGATTAAGGTGGAGATCAAGGCTGCCAGAGCTGTCAATCAAACCAAGAAGCGAGACAGCTTGGTTTCCAAAGCTCTCAGATATGATTCTGACGAATCGTTCTGGATGAATTACCAACAGATAAAGCTAGGAATCTGCGACGTTTTTGTCTTCATTGGTGTGTGGGTTGACCAGATCGTCTATTGGGTGTTTTCTGACGAGCAGGTGAGGAACAATCGATATTTGAGTCACCAGCACAGAGGCGGCATTGAGTATCAGATAGGCATCACAGATAAGAACATTCGTGATTTCGATCTGTATAGAGTCGATCCGTCAGAAATTGGTGAGAAAGTAATCGAGAAGGGGACGACGAAATGACCCAGCCGAGCATAAGAGGAGCCAACATGCAGACCGCAAGAGCGATAATCGCGATCCTTCTTCTCGTCATGATGCTTGCCATCACGCCCTGTTTTGCCAAGCAGGCAAAGGACGAGGCGCCTGAATCGGTGAGGTTCTGGGTGTCGCCTGATGGGGACGTCTTTGTGGAGGAGACGAGGCGCGTGGGTGGGTTCTTCTCGAAGGTGAAGCACGTAAGCTCTGGGGTTTTGCTGCGGCTGCGATGGCCAGCCACGGTTATCTGGGAGGGGCTCCCGGACGAGCCGGTTCTCGATAGCCCACATGGCTCGGCGCATTTCATCGGCGGGGAGCGGCTGTTCGCCGTAACCTCACAGCTGGCGGGAGAGGATGACTACCGCATCCTCTTCTGGGATGGGATTCACGGCATCTGGCGGCTTCTGGCGCCGATGGCGACGCTTCAGCCTGTTCGCGGCGTGTTTCGGATGACGCTTGGGCCGAAGAGATGGGTCTCGCTTGCCTCACCTGATGATGGGATGAGGGTCTGCGGCTATGTGCTCGATGACTACCTGGCGGACGTGAAGACGGAGTTTTGTCTGGAGTGCGCAAAGCCGAGAAGCCCGAAATGTGTCGTCCAGAGCGCAGACGGCAAGCTCATAGGGATCGTGATGGCGCCTCAGAAGCCCACGGTGTCTCAGAGGTCGCGCATGACCGAGTCGGGGGCTGAAGAGAAGGCCGGGACACTCGAAGTAGCGATATTCGATGTCTCAGGCACCGAGACGACTGTGAAAGTCAACAACAGCCAGTCGCTGGTTGTGGGCGAGACCAAGCCAGCAAGCATCGTGGCCGTCGGCGACACCTTTGTCTGCCTCGGCTTAGGCACAGAGAGCCTGCGGCTGAACGGATTCAGGCTTTCTGGAGGGAAGGTTATAACCTCTGGCCCGGAGTTCACGACGAGCCGGCTGGGGCAAAGCTCGATGGTTGACCTTGCGCCCTCGGTTCATAATGATGGGTTCATACTGATCGATTCGGATGGCCAGAAGGTCCTTGTCCGCAAGCTCGCGCCCTCGATGACCCAAGTTGGGAATTGGAAGCTGAACGTGCCCAAAGAGGCCGAGAGGCCAGTGCGGCAGATGGTTTTCAACGAGAAGATGGCCTTCCTATATGTGTGCGACAGCAAGGGCAGAATCATCCTCTGCACGACCGCCGGCAGCACCGACACCCTCTGGCCCCGACAGGAGGTCGATAAGCGCTAGCGGCCGTGCAGTTCAAGAGACATGGGCTCGATCTACAGAATACCTAATCCCGCGAATTGGCCAAGCGATTGGCTTAACAAGATCATCAGCGAGGATGCGCTGTGCGAGTTGCGCCGCCTGCCAGATGAGTGCGTCGCGCTGGCAGTAACAAGCCCACCTTATTGGAACGTCAAGGACTACGGCGTGGACGGACAGGTCGGCCAGACCGGCTATGCCAATTACATAGGAGACCTCGTCCCGATTTGGCGGGAAGTCTCAAGGGTTCTCATTCCAAACGGCAAACTCGCGATTGTCGC carries:
- a CDS encoding site-specific DNA-methyltransferase, whose product is MVKADAATLELFGVSPASEDTRRQEGATSERLPRLDLGGQLRQRVLPLCRLGAGEIWEDPLNAHRVGVLDASSEDDIAMIANGAKAELVINDPPYNVVVGNANTTSLFRVPLDKYLRFSEKWVQNAISVMANDSHLYVWMGADYKQGFQPLPDFLLLMRGFSELKARNIITLRNQRGYGTQKNWMWVRQELLYYTRGKPPFDVNAVYTDIPKLVRGYYKNVGGRITENLERGKSKCIRAGNVWVDIQQVFYRMEENVPGCYAQKPMKAIERIVSASSSEGDLVFDFFAHSGTTLLAGEKLGRRVFTFDLDPVFAEITIRRLEHYRATGKTGWQWRSPFPELEQEDGETVWT
- a CDS encoding aminotransferase class I/II-fold pyridoxal phosphate-dependent enzyme, whose translation is MRPSQRVMNMPIYVFAAVDEVKFALMKKGVDVIDLGIGNPDRRPPKFMLEALHRAIDDAEHQNHRYSQFWGVIELRQAVADWYKRRFGVTLDPETEILPLVGSKEGLLCLYLAYLDKGETALIPSPCYPAHIGAARVAEADIQEMGLLEENGFLPDLDAIDKEVAERAKILLFNYPNNPTGAVETREFYERVLEYGIEHDILLISDIAYSELSMDPDYTPMSFLELPDAKKYAVEFYSCSKSYNMPGWRVGFLVGNSEVLANTLKIKTTKDFSIFMAIQRAIAEILNMGEDFARPNAELYRRRRDVLADGLRAIGWQVPRPRAGMYIWAKIPEKFSDSMRFAKELAQRTGVIVSPGSGFGQYGKGYVRMALVVEEERMREAAQRIADSGILQ